A portion of the Rhizoctonia solani chromosome 6, complete sequence genome contains these proteins:
- a CDS encoding C2H2 zinc finger: protein MEGIGSTSYKDMPYEAERDHFAQLSCDSGSGGAHPNYTVENQCFSESQQLEALGQFYGIERPFGDLPRRDSTSSLLEDLPALENYSIVPSSPSSASDTTIGTSLASTTSVDPRQTRAASTRRRKKSNGPELYPCDFCPVRMSRLHDINRHMRLHTNEKPYECLGCGQSFRRTDARARHWAKDKLCSSAHSIREPPGIQPRQRITLRTRHNLTTPRTDSDNGRVNQ from the exons ATGGAAGGAATTGGATCTACCTCGTACAAAGATATGCCTTATGAGGCTGAACGGGATCATTTTG CGCAACTCTCCTGCGATTCAGGTTCAGGGGGAGCTCACCCAAATTATACGGTAGAGAATCAATGTTTCTCCGAGAGCCAACAACTTGAAGCACTCGGTCAATTTTATGGGATAGAAAGACCGTTTGGGGATCTCCCAAGGCGAGATTCAACCTCATCACTACTTGAAGATCTCCCAGCTTTGGAAAATTATTCGATTGTGCCTTCTTCGCCAAGTTCCGCTAGTGACACGACTATTGGCACTTCCCTAGCCTCTACAACCTCTGTGGACCCCCGACAGACCAGAGCTGCCAGCACTCGACGAAGGAAGAAAAGTAACGGTCCTGAATTG TATCCTTGTGATTTTTGCCCGGTACGAATGTCCCGGCTACACGATATTAACCGACATATGCGCTTGCACA CAAACGAGAAGCCTTATGAGTGTCTGGGATGTGGCCAATCGTTCCGTCGAACAGATGCGAGAGCAAGGCACTGGGCCAAGGATAAATTATGCTCAAGCGCTCATAGTATAAGGGAGCCTCCGGGCATTCAG CCCCGGCAGAGGATTACGCTCAGGACTCGCCATAATCTTACAACTCCACGGACAGACTCTGACAACGGCAGGGTCAACCAATAG
- a CDS encoding short chain dehydrogenase yields MSKSTELLKSKKMIIVGGSSGLGRSLAAAVLAHGASVVIASSSQEKVNAALEKLKQEVPPAPNATITGQAVDLKDFTALKEFLRMKGRSIIL; encoded by the exons ATGAGTAAAAGTACCGAACTATTGAAGAGCAAAAAAATGATTATTGTGGGAGGATCTTCTG GTCTTGGCCGTTCATTAGCTGCTGCTGTGCTTGCTCACGGTGCTTCTGTGGTAATAGCCTCTTCGTCGCAAGAGAAGGTGAATGCTGCTCTTGAGAAACTGAAGCAAGAGGTACCACCTGCGCCAAACGCCACCATTACTGGCCAGGCCGTCGACCTTAAAGATTTTACTGCACTCAAGGAATTTTTGAGAATGAAGGGCCGTTCGATCATTTT GTAA
- a CDS encoding RING finger protein has product MKYGKTYSSLLSTPTWPQEWKDLALDYRGLKKLVNGVVDELSAQGLNHEVLLSLLEAEREFEEHETLVLGDTHRPFDPANQKSSHGSFLRSRAHYEFISDKTNITPQLRIWLHSEPGGPSSDLFRPSLLHLRSNPNASHIRTSTEYASCEDALEAARSAPNLEAGPGGMEEPALMSASVELVSKPNPLYALKSNYESNPHLGASSVHEVDNATDLRDATDLDKATLTSNSLGHADREPSKLTRDIEVVLPLTADTAFHRVLATALSSLASLRTRTQTRVSDQISGLADTISSCSGPPARDRKSDLYAWREIFQLWVECQIYQGGATERERANGEGGIRDVAEAEKRLGMFASEVVKRGLGDRRTMKSAKSRDALQTFLNLNLHILDLKKFELANAEAARKILKKHEKRTALPTATSLAVLPISRGTGELPQMLITTLTQTLLPVLPSLEDYSCLICTSIAFKPIRLSCGHLFCVRSPCVLIADGSNLDVSLMNFMKEWFPKETKEKSDSNDRAAAGRGRASLSGMWGSKAILVLAATFASLVAALPATNTTLPIVVKRSISGATGSDCNGYTFTAAQVSAAAQESLSHVLAGTTVGTNKYPHVLDNREGFTYPAGCTVTRYEFPIFRNKIYTGGDPSVDRVIIGHVSGSSAYSCGVLTHQGASGNNFLQCDNV; this is encoded by the exons ATGAAGTACGGGAAGACTTACTCCTCACTTCTCTCTACTCCAACTTGGCCCCAAGAGTGGAAGGATCTCGCGTTGGACTATAGAGGG CTCAAGAAACTTGTCAACGGAGTGGTCGATGAACTTTCAGCACAAGGGCTCAACCATGAAGTCCTACTAAGTCTACTCGAGGCTGAGAGGGAGTTTGAGGAGCACGAAACATTGGTGCTGGGAGACACTCACCGTCCATTTGATCCAGCCAATCAGAAGTCGTCCCACGGTAGTTTTTTGAGGTCGCGTGCTCATTATGAGTTTATTT CCGATAAAACTAACATTACTCCTCAACTCCGGATTTGGCTTCATTCCGAGCCAGGTGGTCCTTCGAGTGATCTCTTCCGGCCATCCCTTCTACATCTACGATCCAATCCAAACGCCTCTCATATCAGAACAAGTACAGAATATGCCTCGTGTGAGGATGCACTTGAGGCGGCTAGGTCGGCTCCAAACCTCGAAGCAGGGCCAGGAGGGATGGAAGAGCCAGCATTAATGTCTGCTTCGGTAGAACTGGTTAGCAAACCAAACCCCTTGTATGCTCTAAAGAGCAACTACGAAAGCAATCCACATTTGGGCGCATCTTCTGTTCACGAAGTCGACAATGCCACAGATCTACGTGACGCCACAGACTTGGACAAGGCAACCCTCACGTCAAATTCGTTAGGACACGCTGATCGGGAACCAAG CAAATTGACTCGAGACATAGAAGTTGTACTACCCCTCACAGCGGATACAGCCTTCCACCGAGTCCTCGCCACTGCCCTCTCGTCCCTAGCGTCACTCCGAACTCGAACTCAAACCCGCGTCTCAGACCAAATCTCTGGTCTGGCTGACACAATCTCCTCTTGTTCTGGTCCTCCTGCCCGGGATCGTAAATCAGACTTGTATGCCTGGCGTGAGATCTTCCAACTTTGGGTCGAATGTCAAATATATCAAGGGGGTGCTACCGAGCGCGAACGAGCCAATGGTGAAGGTGGAATTCGAGACGTGGCCGAGGCAGAGAAGCGGCTGGGAATGTTCGCGTCTGAGGTTGTCAAGCGAGGTCTTGGCGACCGCCGAACCATGAAGAGCGCGAAGAGTCGAGATGCGCTGCAAACGTTTTTGAATTTGAATCTACACATCTTGGACCTCAAGAAG TTTGAGCTAGCCAATGCAGAAGCAGCACGGAAAATTCTCAAGAAGCACGAGAAACGTACAGCATTACCCACCGCTACTTCACTTGCAGTCCTACCAATCTCACGTGGCACAGGCGAGCTACCGCAAATGCTCATTACTACACTCACACAAACGCTCCTTCCTGTGTTACCGAGCTTAGAAGACTATTCGTGCCTTATCTGTACAAGTATTGCGTTCAAGCCCATTCGTCTATCATGTGGACACCTATTCTGTGTTCG GTCACCTTGTGTATTGATTGCCGATGGTT CGAATCTGGATGTCAGTCTTATGAATTTTATGAAAGAGTGGTTCCCAAAGGAAACCAAGGAGAAATCTGACTCCAACGACC GAGCTGCAGCAGGTAGAGGAAGGGCATCATTATCCGGCATGTGGGGGTCCAAAGCTATCCTTGTTCTCGCTGCCACCTTCGCCAGCCTTGTAGCTGCATTACCCGCCACAAACACTACCCTTCCTATCGTAGTGAAGCGTTCCATCAGTGGCGCTACTGGATCTGACTGCAATG GATACACCTTCACTGCTGCCCAGGTCTCCGCTGCTGCTCAAGAGTCTCTGAGCCACGTACTTGCTGGTACGACGGTCGGTACCAACAAATACCCACACGTACTGGACAACCGCGAAGGATTTACGTATCCTGCTGGGTGTACCGTTACCCGCTACGAGTTTCCGATCTTCCGTAATAAGATTTATACCGGTGGCGACCCAAGCGTAGATCGGGTGATCATTGGCCATGTGTCCGGTTCGAGTGCATATTCATGTG GTGTATTGACACACCAAGGAGCCAGTGGTAACAACTTCCTCCAGTGCGACAACGTTTAA
- a CDS encoding Fungal specific transcription factor domain: protein MLPHRSAVEELDATQVSLFLRPSKTPASQSERVASLQLLLAAHDPNIWSDDSTISVLEAIRQPRYEIAQFVINDTIAALVLGTPPLLHYDSTLVWTAEPPFHYELVYGFPIGILLFFAKANAWRASQLMKQGSPYQGEWSDLEEQLDSWNPTIDYTDCPRSSINRFAIQEAWRQAAKIYLYMGVKNVNSSDLRVESAVRQIVQLESVPKGNPQKTHFLVPCLLAGIAARQEKHRTALRSSVSDQGPLKINTLMLRGPDFVPVLDHLWHGVGSQGNPVTWEDYVQSRCSVLPI from the exons ATGCTGCC CCATCGTTCTGCTGTGGAAGAACTCGACGCCACACAAGTCAGCCTGTTCCTCCGTCCATCCAAAACTCCTGCATCTCAATCTGAGCGGGTCGCCAGCTTACAATTGTTG TTGGCAGCACATGACCCCAACATCTGGTCTGATGACTCTACTATCTCGGTTTTAGAAGCAATACGACAGCCACGATACGAGATTGCCCAGTTCGTCATCAACGATACAATCGCTGCTCTTGTTCTTGGTACTCCACCATTACTTCATTACGACTCTACACTCGTATGGACTGCCGAACCTCCGTTTCACTACGAGCTGGTGTACGGATTTCCAATCGGAATTCTCTTGTTTTTTGCTAAGGCTAATGCCTGGAGGGCGTCCCAGTTAATGAAACAAGGGTCTCCCTACCAGGGTGAATGGAGTGACTTGGAGGAGCAACTGGACAGCTGGAACCCAACTATAGATTACACCGATTGTCCTCGCAGCAGTATCAACAGGTTCGCGATTCAAGAAGCTTGGCGTCAAGCAGCTAAAATATACCTATACATG GGAGTAAAAAACGTCAACTCGTCTGACCTTCGAGTAGAATCAGCGGTGCGACAAATTGTTCAGCTGGAGTCCGTCCCCAAGGGCAATCCACAAAAGACACATTTCCTAGTACCTTGTCTCCTC GCTGGAATTGCAGCTCGCCAGGAGAAGCATCGCACTGCTTTACGAAGCAGTGTCTCTGACCAAGGGCCTTTGAAGATAAATACATTAATGTTGCGTGGACCAGATTTTGTGCCCGTTCTGGATCATCTTTGGCATGGTGTTGGATCCCAAGGAAATCCAGTCACATGGGAAGACTACGTGCAATCCCGCTGCAGTGTTTTGCCCATTTAA
- a CDS encoding cytochrome P450 family protein, with product MPWDMAQSPFSLSGHLSLVAFTLAVTSWMLYAVPRRSRRLPLPPGPNPDPLIGHLRTMPVSDSYLVYARWAKELKSDVVSITVLGKTTVILSSVRAANELLDQRSAIYSNRPDLPMVTYPDLVDWSRETTNLQYGERWRSQRRMTHRVLHKAASTQLWPIVTRESRLALQRISTNPKNFLQEIRRMTGSTLLAIVYGYEVTSANDPLVRIVEAAAEHFSECAVAGNFLVNTMPWLRHIPDWFPGTEWKQTVKEWRKDRDDMIDTPFNWTKQQIASGVAENSITRTWLANLENNSNLGLHYEEEEDRIKWAAGTLFAAGADTHRGNKSSVVLSVFILAMTLHQDVLSKVQAEIDEVTGKSRLPEMRDREGLPYLECVLREVLRWQPTTPMGVAHACAEDDEYQGYSIPKGATVISNIWAMCYDDLVYPEPERFNPDRFLDPQVPKPPAFGFGRRSCPGVHMAESTLFITMATLLVLFDIRPVRDQEGNEVLPQINMRSNALTGQSGERNVMREDRIEISGILQAESITHPPNTSNTQPDPLKELSLDSSDALIPFSDHDDKNQSNESSQTGTNVQGLGNCHINIPREIILDPISLENMTSLIVSLYAKFSPEVLFKGTVFSVEGLIRRIDRSYVARWSMYLGARVIIDLLNGTNTQKYLGWIFRFCRRITDISTSDDLGANLDLEGRFDGIYDLISIGSMLSGSATAYSLLRRCTPVFLRLAAAEPRIWADDSSISIANTFRSSRYELAQFVINDGIFAIALGTHPLLRYDTSVLWAAEPPGVYLEWIYGFPIEIFILLININARRTGCIVGGATGSTKICSEIEARLKSWNSTVDHTEAPGTIIARLAVQEAWRQAALIYLYMGAGGVNSADPRIEAAVQQVVRLGSIIEPGSSFELHLLLPSLIAGAAARREKHRSALRSKVASGLLRKVNPQVLPVRGLDFIPVLDHLWHNEGLGGSAVTWDDYVHSRYTVLPVEKRPFYD from the exons ATGCCTTGGGACATGGCACAAAGTCCTTTCAGTTTGTCCGGACATCTCTCTCTCGTTGCATTTACACTGGCAGTAACATCATGGATGCTTTATGCTGTACCTCGACGTTCCCGGAGATTACCCCTCCCTCCTGGACCCAATCCTGACCCCCTGATTGGCCATTTAAGAACGATGCCCGTATCGGACAGCTATCTTGTATACGCAAGGTGGGCGAAAGAGCTGAAGA GCGATGTTGTATCCATAACTGTCCTCGGAAAAACCACTGTAATTCTAAGTTCCGTAagggcagccaatgagctcTTGGACCAGCGCTCAGCAATATATTCCAACCGTCCGGATTTGCCTATGGTAACATACCCAGATCT GGTCGATTGGAGCCGAGAAACAACAAACCTTCAGTACGGAGAACGGTGGCGAAGTCAACGTCGCATGACCCACAGAGTGCTTCATAAAGCTgcaagtacgcaactttgGCCAATAGTCACCAGAGAATCCCGACTGGCTCTGCAACGCATTTCGACCAACCCTAAAAACTTTCTTCAAGAGATTAGAAG GATGACCGGTTCTACGTTGTTGGCTATTGTGTACGGATACGAGGTCACCTCGGCGAACGACCCCCTAGTCAGAATCGTAGAAGCTGCAGCAGAGCATTTTTCTGAATGTGCAGTAGCAGGAA ATTTTCTCGTCAACACAATGCCATGGTTGCGTCATATTCCAGACTGGTTCCCTGGGACAGAGTGGAAGCAGACTGTCAAGGAATGGAGAAAGGACAGAGATGATATGATAGACACGCCATTTAACTGGACAAAGCAACAGATT GCCTCTGGTGTGGCTGAAAATTCTATCACGCGGACGTGGCTTGCGAACCTGGAGAACAACTCAAATCTAGGATTGCATtatgaagaggaagaggatagGATAAAATGGGCTGCTGGGACATTGTTTGCAG CTGGGGCGGATACC CACCGTGGAAACAAGTCTTCCGTGGTACTGTCCGTTTTTATTTTGGCCATGACTCTCCACCAGGACGTATTAAGCAAAGTACAAGCTGAGATTGACGAAGTCACTGGAAAGAGCCGACTGCCTGAAATGAGGGACAGAGAAGGATTACCATATCTCGAATGTGTCTTGAGGGAGGTTTTAAGGTGGCAACCCACCACGCCAATGG GCGTTGCGCACGCATGCGCTGAAGACGATGAGTACCAAGGCTATTCCATTCCCAAAGGAGCAACTGT CATAAGTAACATCTG GGCAATGTGCTACGACGACTTGGTTTATCCCGAGCCTGAGAGATTTAACCCTGACCGTTTTCTTGATCCCCAAGTTCCAAAGCCTCCTGCATTCGGGTTCGGTAGAAG ATCATGTCCAGGGGTGCATATGGCAGAGTCTACGCTCTTTATCACAATGGCCACACTTCTTGTCTTGTTTGATATTAGACCAGTTAGAGACCAAGAAGGGAACGAAGTTCTCCCGCAGATTAACATGAGGTCGAACGCACTT ACGGGCCAATCAGGAGAAAGAAATGTGATGAGAGAAGACCGTATT GAGATATCCGGTATACTTCAGGCTGAATCAATCACCCATCCTCCAAATACCTCTAACACCCAGCCGGACCCATTGAAGGAGCTCAGCTTGGACTCATCA GATGCGCTTATTCCCTTCTCTGATCACGACGACAAGAACCAAAGTAACGAGTCCTCTCAAACTGGTACAAATGTTCAAGGATTAGGAAACTGTCATATCAATATCCCTCGTGAAATCATACTGGATCCAATTTCCCTCGAAAACATGACTTCGTTGATTGTGTCCCTGT ACGCCAAATTCTCTCCAGAGGTACTCTTCAAGGGGACCGTGTTCTCGGTCGAGGGGCTCATACGGCGCATAGATCGCTCATATGTTGCTCGATGGTCGATGTATCTCGGCGCTCGGGTGATCATTGATCTCTTAAATGGCACCAACACACAAAAATACCTCGGCTGGATCTTTCGCTTTTGTCGACGGATCACAGATATCTCCACTTCGGACGATTTGGGGGCCAATCTAGATCTAGAAGGTCGGTTCGATGGCATTTATGAT CTCATATCTATAGGTTCAATGCTATCTGGGAGCGCGACGGCATATTCGTTACTCCGACGTTGCACCCCTGTGTTCTTGCGATTGGCGGCGGCAGAGCCTCGAATCTGGGCCGACGATTCTAGTATTTCAATCGCAAATACCTTTCGAAGTTCACGATACGAGCTTGCGCAATTTGTCATTAATGATGGCATATTCGCTATCGCACTCGGCACTCATCCATTACTCCGATATGATACCTCGGTCCTATGGGCCGCCGAACCACCTGGGGTTTACCTAGAATGGATATATGGGTTCCCAATTGAAATATTCATCCTATTAATCAACATTAACGCGAGGCGAACAGGATGCATAGTGGGAGGGGCGACTGGAAGCACAAAAATATGCAGTGAGATCGAGGCGCGTCTAAAGAGCTGGAACTCAACCGTGGATCATACCGAGGCACCGGGTACGATTATAGCAAGACTTGCCGTTCAAGAGGCTTGGCGGCAGGCGGCACTGATTTACTTATACATG GGAGCAGGAGGGGTCAACTCGGCTGATCCTCGAATCGAGGCGGCAGTTCAGCAAGTCGTTCGATTGGGCAGTATTATCGAACCAGGTAGTTCATTTGAGCTGCATCTCCTATTACCTTCCCTTATA GCAGGTGCTGCCGCCCGTCGAGAGAAGCACCGTTCCGCCCTACGAAGCAAGGTTGCCAGCGGCTTACTCAGGAAAGTGAACCCGCAGGTCCTACCTGTGCGCGGCTTAGATTTCATCCCTGTGCTTGACCATCTCTGGCATAATGAAGGGTTGGGTGGGAGTGCCGTTACCTGGGACGACTATGTGCATTCGCGTTACACGGTGCTACCTGTTGAAAAACGGCCATTCTACGACTGA
- a CDS encoding aldo/keto reductase family protein, translating to MSTSTLPTRRIGNDDVTALGFGAMGIGGLDYGAPGDDETRFKVLDKLVELGCTNWDTADIYGDSEALIGKWFKRTGKRDQIFLASKFAITPEGPNGTPEYMNQQLAQSLERLGVDTIDLYYVHRIDSKTPIETTINALVEQVKAGKIRYIGLSEPSPTTLRRAHKVHPISAIQVEYSPFVLDIEQKGHLLETARELGVTVVAYSPLGRGLLAGQITSHADIPDYDMRKGIPKYSEANFPKIISLINKIKDIGSKHNATSGQITLAFMLAQEDDIIPIPGTKKIKYAEENIGALRVKLTPGDIKDIRQAILETELTGDQYPSAYMHFLYADTPEPTH from the exons ATGTCTACGTCTACTCTTCCTACACGCCGTATTGGCAACGATGATGTTACAGCTTTGGGATTTGGAGCTATG GGAATCGGTGGACTGGACTATGGGGCACCAGGCGACGATGAAACTAGGTTCAAG GTACTAGACAAACTAGTCGAGTTGGGCTGTACGAACTGGGATACGGCAGATATATAC GGTGATTCGGAAGCTCTCATTGGCAAATGGTTTAAAAGGACTGGGAAGCGAGATCAG ATCTTTTTGGCTTCTAAG TTTGCTATCACCCCCGAAGGTCCTAACGGAACTCCTGAATA CATGAATCAACAACTGGCTCAGTCCTTGGAACGATTAGGGGTTGACACAATTGACTTGTATTATGTCCATCGAATTGATTCGAAAACTCCGATTGAAACGACTATTAATGCTCTGGTAGAGCAGGTAAA GGCCGGAAAAATAAGGTACATCGGACTTTCAGAGCCATCGCCAACTACTCTGCGCCGTGCGCACAAAGTTCACCCCATTTCAGCAATCCAAGTGGAG TATTCTCCGTTCGTGTTGGACATTGAGCAAAAGGGCCATCTCCTAGAGACGGCTCGCGAGCTTGGTGTCACAGTAGTTGCTTACTCGCCTCTCGGTCGTGGGTTGTTGGCGGGCCAGATT ACATCTCACGCTGATATCCCGGATTATGACATGAGAAAAGGGATCCCAAAGTACTCCGAGGCCAACTTCCCGAAAATCATCTCTCTTATCAACAAAATCAAGGACATAGGGAGCAAGCACAACGCTACATCGGGCCAGATAACGCTGGCTTTCATGCTTGCGCAAGAAGACGATATCATTCCAATTCCAGG GACCAAAAAGATCAAATATGCAGAAGAAAACATAGGTGCACTGAGAGTTAAGTTGACTCCAGGAGATATCAAGGATATTCGCCAGGCAATCCTTGAGACCGAGCTAACGGGAGATCAGTACCccagtgcatatatgcactttTTATACGCCGATACTCCAGAGCCAACGCACTAA